The following are from one region of the Hydrogenimonas sp. SS33 genome:
- a CDS encoding CoB--CoM heterodisulfide reductase iron-sulfur subunit B family protein, with the protein MAELKYALYTGCTARESTPELLMSTMAVAKKLGIELILLDEASCCGASHLQDFDDFLSLVLNARNICYAEKLGLPMVTICNTCQLNTVMTKERLDSDEDLKSQVNEKLAEVGLEYKGTSSVRHFLYALIDDYGLDKLAEKVEKPLSDFNVAAFYGCHNIRPSHIHHKHNSKVIEKDVGEGGGEEGFTTDPMMAKYNNNENPYNPNSLDRLIEALQGKSVDYDSKNKCCGFHADLQAPKTANRLTGTALLDAIDNDADMMVTPCPLCHLNMDVKQHAVAKEMGRDIALPVLHLPQLVGLALGIDPKELGLQHNVSEATFV; encoded by the coding sequence ATGGCAGAACTGAAATATGCACTCTACACCGGATGTACCGCGCGGGAATCGACCCCCGAACTGCTGATGTCGACGATGGCCGTGGCCAAAAAGCTCGGCATCGAACTGATCCTGCTGGACGAAGCGAGCTGCTGCGGCGCCAGCCATCTCCAGGATTTTGACGATTTCCTCTCCCTGGTTCTCAACGCCCGCAACATCTGTTATGCCGAAAAGCTGGGCCTGCCGATGGTCACCATCTGCAACACCTGCCAGCTCAATACGGTCATGACCAAAGAGCGCCTCGACAGCGACGAAGACCTGAAATCCCAGGTCAATGAAAAACTGGCGGAAGTGGGGCTGGAGTACAAGGGCACCAGCAGCGTGCGCCACTTCCTCTATGCGCTCATCGACGACTACGGCCTCGACAAACTGGCTGAAAAGGTGGAGAAGCCGCTCAGTGACTTCAATGTCGCGGCTTTCTACGGCTGCCACAACATCCGCCCCAGCCACATCCACCACAAACACAACTCGAAAGTCATCGAAAAGGATGTCGGCGAAGGCGGCGGTGAAGAGGGGTTCACCACCGATCCCATGATGGCGAAATACAACAACAACGAAAACCCCTACAATCCCAACTCCCTCGACCGGCTCATCGAAGCGCTCCAGGGCAAGAGTGTCGACTACGACAGCAAAAACAAATGCTGCGGCTTCCATGCCGACCTGCAGGCGCCCAAAACCGCCAACCGACTTACCGGTACGGCGCTGCTGGACGCTATCGACAACGATGCGGACATGATGGTCACCCCCTGCCCGCTCTGCCATCTCAACATGGATGTCAAACAGCATGCGGTCGCCAAAGAGATGGGCCGGGACATCGCCCTGCCCGTCCTGCACCTGCCCCAGCTCGTCGGACTGGCACTGGGGATCGACCCCAAAGAGCTCGGACTTCAGCACAACGTCTCCGAAGCCACTTTCGTCTAA
- a CDS encoding uracil-DNA glycosylase: MNRLYHALQLKRLHQLKQIGFRYVPLVEKKTAPAATLPDDLKALEQIVSQCQLCALSKTRTKTVFGEGNPHAALMFVGEGPGAQEDMTGRPFVGRAGELLTKMIENVLEIPRSEVYIANIVKCRPPNNRVPTPEEAYTCLPYLQKQMELVAPRIVVALGATAYHYLTGDKSGITKVRGEVIDMGVYRLVPTYHPSYLLRNPSAKKEVYQDLLKIKGML, from the coding sequence ATGAATCGCCTTTATCACGCGTTGCAGCTCAAACGGCTCCATCAACTCAAACAGATCGGCTTTCGCTATGTCCCTCTCGTCGAAAAAAAGACGGCACCGGCGGCGACCCTGCCCGACGACCTCAAAGCCCTGGAGCAGATCGTCTCCCAGTGCCAACTCTGTGCCCTGAGCAAGACGCGGACCAAAACGGTCTTCGGGGAGGGGAACCCCCATGCCGCCCTGATGTTCGTAGGCGAAGGCCCCGGGGCGCAGGAGGATATGACGGGACGCCCCTTCGTGGGCCGTGCGGGAGAGCTTTTGACGAAGATGATAGAGAATGTCCTGGAGATTCCCCGCAGCGAAGTCTACATCGCCAACATCGTCAAGTGCCGCCCTCCCAACAACCGGGTGCCGACACCCGAAGAGGCCTATACCTGCCTACCCTATCTGCAGAAACAGATGGAGCTGGTCGCGCCGCGAATCGTCGTGGCTCTCGGGGCGACCGCCTACCACTACCTGACCGGTGACAAAAGCGGCATCACGAAAGTGCGGGGCGAAGTGATAGACATGGGCGTCTACCGGTTGGTTCCCACCTACCATCCCAGCTATCTGCTGAGAAACCCTTCCGCCAAAAAAGAGGTCTATCAGGACCTTCTGAAAATCAAAGGGATGTTATGA
- a CDS encoding class II SORL domain-containing protein, with amino-acid sequence MPKINRYVDIDTVEREAKKDYIDRHSPFIHCAETAKKGEKFPVTVKMGNEYSHPDDFDHYIAYIQLWNGETLLAQATFTPGSLGNQKDHAEVTFNIVPTGSKLKLTAMAYCTKHGLWESDPKEVAVTE; translated from the coding sequence ATGCCTAAGATCAACCGATATGTCGACATCGACACGGTAGAACGCGAAGCCAAAAAAGATTACATCGACCGCCATTCTCCCTTCATTCACTGTGCGGAGACGGCGAAAAAGGGGGAGAAATTCCCCGTCACCGTCAAAATGGGTAACGAGTACAGCCACCCCGACGATTTCGACCACTACATCGCCTACATCCAGCTCTGGAACGGTGAAACCCTGCTGGCGCAGGCAACCTTCACTCCCGGATCTCTGGGCAACCAGAAAGATCATGCGGAAGTGACATTCAACATCGTTCCCACCGGCAGCAAGCTCAAGCTGACCGCCATGGCCTACTGCACCAAGCACGGCCTGTGGGAGAGCGATCCCAAAGAGGTCGCCGTTACCGAGTAA